Proteins encoded by one window of Myxococcus guangdongensis:
- a CDS encoding PQQ-dependent sugar dehydrogenase yields the protein MGVALLFVTGCSTPSSEPSDLADARAGAVIQDANFADSVFVTGLRGPTTMTFAPDGRLFISEKSGALRVVQNGQLLATAFMTLAVDTGNERGLMGVAFDPNFESNQYLYVYYTSVDGTIHNRVSRFTANGNVVVPGSELVLADLPTLDAANHNGGAVRFGPDDKLYVSVGENAVSSNSQSLSTPLGKMLRFNSDGTIPTDNPFYATATGLAKATWAMGLRNPFTFDFQPGTGVLFINDVGEGGWEEINRGQAGANYGWPMTEGYFTNRPGLTQPFYAYPHGPGTASGNCIAGGAFYNPRLSAFPGAYLGQYFFADYTNDWISRIHPTTGAVSLFATGVSGPVDLDVGPDGALYYLARGTGQVGRIAYTAALPPTIAQQPVNLLVSAGTPASFTVSASGEQPLTYQWQRNGVAISGATSQTYTLSAAQLTDNGARFRVVVTNGIGTVTSTEAELTVTSNRPPVATIVTPAVGTTYTAATNLLFSGSASDQEDGALPPSAMTWSIVFHHDTHTHPAMPDTTGIASGDWPIPNIGESSANVWYRVFLTVRDSIGLTHTVYRDVHPVTVPITVSSVPSGLQVLMDGRPVPAPHATTGVVGVLRSVGVESPQFANGKLWAFSSWSDGGAQSHAFTTPAGAVSFTATFTETAGGSCYRIQSERSDKWLAVDGAGKVVASSTAQAGGQIFQLVPVGTRFKLKGTGDTFMTVVANQLTMSGNFTSGESFTQHPCGYGGRTRVGFQAAVGTAPHWKESTPDAPIQSGDGGNGGACNPADGGTWEGFYLEPVACSGGTTGPVCGNGVLESGEECDDGNTQSGDGCSATCTLESGSAGCVRIQSERSDKWLTVDGAGKVAAISTTQAGGEVFELVTSGTKYKLKGTSGAYVAVVADQLTVNATLGTAEAFTRHACGTFGGRNRYGFESSTGTGRHWKENTLAAPIQSGNGGNGGICNPTDGGSWEGFYVEPATCLVTGG from the coding sequence ATGGGCGTGGCGCTTCTCTTCGTCACAGGTTGTTCGACGCCTTCGTCGGAGCCCTCGGACCTCGCCGACGCGAGGGCTGGCGCCGTCATCCAGGACGCCAACTTCGCCGACTCGGTCTTCGTCACCGGCCTGAGGGGTCCGACGACGATGACGTTCGCGCCCGATGGGCGCCTGTTCATCTCGGAGAAGAGCGGAGCGCTGCGCGTGGTCCAGAACGGCCAGCTCCTGGCGACTGCGTTCATGACGCTCGCCGTGGACACCGGCAACGAGCGGGGGCTGATGGGCGTCGCGTTCGACCCCAACTTCGAGAGCAACCAGTACCTGTATGTCTATTACACGTCGGTCGACGGCACCATCCACAACCGGGTCAGCCGCTTCACCGCCAACGGCAACGTGGTGGTCCCCGGGAGCGAGCTGGTGCTCGCCGACCTCCCGACGCTCGACGCCGCCAACCACAACGGCGGCGCGGTGCGCTTCGGGCCCGATGACAAGCTCTACGTCTCCGTGGGCGAGAACGCGGTCTCGTCCAACTCGCAGAGCCTGAGCACGCCGCTGGGGAAGATGCTGCGCTTCAACTCGGACGGCACCATCCCCACGGACAATCCGTTCTACGCGACGGCCACGGGACTCGCGAAGGCGACCTGGGCCATGGGGCTGCGCAATCCCTTCACCTTCGACTTCCAGCCCGGCACGGGGGTCCTCTTCATCAACGACGTGGGTGAAGGCGGCTGGGAGGAGATCAACCGCGGCCAGGCGGGGGCCAACTACGGCTGGCCGATGACGGAGGGCTACTTCACGAATCGCCCGGGGCTGACCCAGCCATTCTACGCGTACCCGCATGGCCCCGGCACGGCCTCCGGCAACTGCATCGCGGGGGGCGCCTTCTACAACCCGCGCCTCTCCGCGTTCCCCGGCGCGTACCTGGGGCAGTACTTCTTCGCGGACTACACCAACGACTGGATTTCGCGCATCCACCCGACCACCGGCGCCGTCTCCCTGTTCGCGACGGGCGTCTCGGGCCCGGTGGACCTCGATGTGGGCCCCGACGGCGCGCTCTACTACCTGGCGCGCGGCACGGGTCAGGTGGGGCGCATCGCCTACACGGCCGCGCTGCCGCCGACCATCGCGCAGCAGCCGGTGAACCTCCTGGTCTCCGCGGGCACTCCGGCGAGCTTCACGGTGTCCGCGAGCGGCGAGCAGCCCCTCACCTACCAGTGGCAGCGCAACGGCGTGGCCATCTCCGGCGCGACGTCGCAGACCTATACGTTGAGCGCCGCGCAGCTCACCGACAACGGCGCGCGCTTCCGCGTGGTCGTGACCAACGGGATTGGGACGGTCACCAGCACGGAGGCGGAGCTGACGGTGACGTCCAACAGGCCGCCGGTGGCCACGATTGTCACGCCCGCCGTGGGCACGACGTACACCGCCGCCACGAACCTGTTGTTCTCCGGCTCGGCCAGCGACCAGGAGGATGGCGCGCTGCCGCCGAGCGCCATGACCTGGAGCATCGTGTTCCACCACGACACCCACACGCACCCCGCCATGCCCGACACCACCGGCATCGCGAGCGGCGACTGGCCCATCCCGAACATCGGCGAGAGCTCGGCCAACGTCTGGTACCGGGTGTTCCTCACGGTGCGCGACTCGATTGGCCTCACTCACACGGTGTATCGCGACGTGCACCCCGTCACCGTCCCCATCACGGTGAGCAGCGTGCCGAGCGGGCTGCAGGTCTTGATGGACGGCCGTCCCGTCCCCGCGCCGCACGCCACGACGGGCGTGGTGGGCGTCCTCCGCTCGGTGGGCGTCGAGTCCCCGCAGTTCGCGAACGGGAAGCTCTGGGCGTTCTCGTCGTGGTCGGACGGCGGCGCGCAGTCCCACGCCTTCACCACGCCCGCAGGCGCGGTCAGCTTCACGGCCACGTTCACGGAGACCGCGGGCGGCAGCTGCTACCGCATCCAGAGCGAGCGCAGCGACAAGTGGCTCGCGGTGGATGGCGCGGGCAAGGTCGTCGCCAGCAGCACGGCGCAGGCGGGCGGACAGATCTTCCAGCTGGTCCCGGTGGGCACCCGGTTCAAGCTCAAGGGGACGGGCGACACGTTCATGACGGTGGTGGCGAACCAGCTGACGATGAGCGGCAACTTCACCAGCGGGGAGTCGTTCACGCAGCACCCTTGTGGCTATGGCGGGCGCACGCGCGTCGGCTTCCAGGCCGCGGTGGGGACGGCGCCTCACTGGAAGGAGTCGACGCCGGATGCGCCCATCCAGAGTGGTGACGGTGGCAACGGCGGCGCCTGCAACCCGGCGGACGGGGGCACGTGGGAGGGCTTCTACCTGGAGCCGGTGGCCTGCTCGGGCGGCACCACGGGCCCGGTGTGCGGCAACGGCGTGCTGGAGAGCGGCGAGGAGTGCGACGACGGCAACACCCAGTCGGGTGACGGCTGCAGCGCGACGTGCACCCTCGAGAGCGGCAGCGCGGGTTGCGTGCGCATCCAGAGTGAGCGCAGCGACAAGTGGCTCACCGTGGATGGGGCGGGCAAGGTGGCCGCCATCAGCACGACGCAGGCCGGCGGCGAGGTCTTCGAGCTGGTCACCAGCGGCACGAAGTACAAGCTCAAGGGGACGAGCGGCGCCTACGTGGCGGTGGTGGCCGACCAGCTCACCGTGAACGCCACGCTCGGCACCGCGGAGGCGTTCACCCGCCACGCGTGCGGCACCTTCGGCGGCCGCAACCGCTATGGCTTCGAGTCCTCGACGGGCACCGGGCGCCACTGGAAGGAGAACACGCTCGCCGCGCCCATCCAGAGTGGCAATGGGGGCAACGGCGGCATCTGCAATCCCACGGACGGCGGCTCGTGGGAGGGCTTCTACGTCGAACCCGCGACCTGCCTGGTGACCGGCGGATAA
- a CDS encoding DUF4267 domain-containing protein, with amino-acid sequence MDTTSAPLSWRLGSPTALFTLLLGGFMLYLSVGGLLNPVEAARGFGLPLTGTEAIPWMSVKAGRDFGIALALFGLVAARQRKAAGIFVVASIAMPVTDALTVMGQGVSFAYAFAVHGSAVIYGVCLGWALLRPGETRARADLPGTKGAYPPVTRQVAGST; translated from the coding sequence ATGGATACGACGTCAGCGCCTTTGTCCTGGAGGCTCGGTTCCCCGACAGCGCTGTTCACGCTGCTCCTGGGGGGCTTCATGCTCTACCTGAGTGTGGGAGGACTGCTGAACCCGGTGGAGGCCGCTCGCGGGTTCGGGTTGCCCCTGACGGGCACGGAGGCGATTCCGTGGATGAGCGTCAAGGCCGGGCGGGACTTCGGCATCGCCCTGGCGCTCTTCGGGCTCGTGGCCGCGCGTCAGCGCAAGGCGGCCGGCATCTTCGTGGTGGCCTCCATCGCGATGCCGGTCACGGATGCCTTGACGGTGATGGGGCAGGGCGTGTCGTTCGCCTACGCGTTCGCCGTCCACGGCTCCGCCGTCATCTATGGCGTCTGCCTGGGCTGGGCGCTGCTGCGTCCCGGGGAGACCCGCGCTCGAGCGGACCTCCCCGGGACGAAGGGCGCTTATCCGCCGGTCACCAGGCAGGTCGCGGGTTCGACGTAG
- a CDS encoding AraC family transcriptional regulator, translating to MDPTPGSDLLGQILEHTRLRGRLYCRTVARAPWGLRMAPTQTATLHLVVAGTSVLIQGGETLPLGPGDVVLLPRGDGHALADTPRSPKLALETWLANRSEDASAFVLGGSGVESRLLCGSFAFDEPGMHPVLRLLPERVHLRGASEEARALLPTVALLDHEASRADRGSSLVVSRLLDILLVQVLRAWAETQPPGGAGWLGALGDKTLASTLGWMHAAPGQNWTVDALAKRAGTSRATLARRFTHAVGMAPLEYLTQLRMQEASRHLRQGQEGLASIASRVGYESEFAFNRAFRRHMGMPPGEYRRTAQSG from the coding sequence ATGGACCCCACCCCTGGCTCCGACCTGCTCGGACAGATTCTGGAACACACGCGACTGAGAGGACGGCTCTACTGCCGCACCGTCGCGCGGGCCCCCTGGGGACTGCGCATGGCGCCCACGCAGACGGCCACCCTTCACCTCGTCGTCGCCGGCACCTCGGTCCTCATCCAGGGCGGCGAGACCCTCCCGTTGGGCCCCGGGGACGTCGTGCTGCTGCCGCGTGGAGATGGACACGCGCTCGCGGATACGCCCCGCAGTCCGAAGCTGGCGCTGGAGACGTGGCTCGCGAACCGGAGCGAGGACGCCTCGGCCTTCGTGCTGGGTGGCTCCGGCGTGGAGTCGCGCTTGCTCTGCGGCTCCTTCGCGTTCGACGAGCCGGGCATGCACCCCGTGCTGCGCCTGCTCCCCGAGCGGGTGCATCTGCGAGGCGCCTCCGAGGAGGCGCGGGCCCTGCTGCCCACCGTGGCCCTGCTCGACCACGAGGCGTCACGGGCCGACCGGGGCTCGTCGCTCGTGGTGTCACGGCTGCTCGACATCCTGCTCGTCCAGGTGCTGCGCGCCTGGGCCGAGACACAGCCCCCTGGAGGCGCGGGCTGGCTGGGCGCGCTCGGGGACAAGACGCTCGCGAGCACGCTGGGCTGGATGCACGCGGCCCCTGGACAGAACTGGACGGTGGACGCGCTCGCGAAGCGCGCTGGCACGTCACGGGCCACGCTGGCGCGTCGATTCACCCACGCGGTGGGAATGGCGCCGCTGGAGTACCTCACGCAGCTGCGGATGCAGGAGGCCTCACGTCACCTGAGACAGGGCCAAGAGGGGCTCGCGAGCATCGCCAGCCGCGTCGGCTATGAGTCGGAGTTCGCCTTCAACCGCGCCTTCCGTCGACACATGGGCATGCCTCCTGGCGAGTACCGGCGGACGGCCCAGTCAGGATGA
- a CDS encoding DUF6973 domain-containing protein — translation MSIASIGRDVIGSITRRLGAGGAEQARATNETTSSNPSAPSRRAQVPGWDGRDAFEASRASGPSEPGSTARPDLAQIQRDFQTADDAVVSWSPKAGGVVPIPFAPEFEVTATEGRMLDGLAAQRGLVGLNTFNNIKDQALETSSRLYPTTGTPPSHVPQDRVDEWRGQDGHRDAFRHAYWNALMTREFGAEWTKQFATAHEGMPFNAADREAMDLYNNQVGRQIALDNPNASPEELATLVQQAVTDGKLVLFDQQNQLQWSNKVPVDQHGLSNLVPGTGGQPVPPGDVYADPY, via the coding sequence ATGTCCATCGCATCCATCGGCAGGGATGTCATCGGAAGCATCACCCGACGCCTCGGAGCAGGCGGAGCCGAGCAGGCGCGAGCGACAAACGAGACGACCTCCTCGAATCCCTCCGCGCCTTCACGGCGCGCGCAGGTGCCGGGGTGGGATGGCAGGGATGCCTTCGAGGCCTCCCGGGCGTCCGGACCTTCCGAGCCCGGCAGCACGGCCCGTCCGGACCTCGCTCAGATTCAGCGCGACTTCCAGACGGCGGATGACGCGGTCGTCAGCTGGAGCCCGAAGGCGGGCGGCGTCGTCCCCATCCCCTTCGCGCCCGAGTTCGAGGTCACCGCCACCGAGGGGCGCATGCTGGACGGGCTCGCGGCTCAGCGGGGGCTCGTGGGGCTGAACACCTTCAACAACATCAAGGACCAGGCCCTCGAGACGTCTTCGCGGCTCTATCCCACCACGGGCACGCCCCCGAGCCATGTGCCGCAAGATCGGGTGGACGAGTGGAGAGGCCAGGATGGCCACCGCGACGCCTTCCGCCACGCCTATTGGAATGCGCTGATGACGCGCGAGTTCGGCGCGGAGTGGACGAAGCAATTCGCCACGGCCCACGAAGGCATGCCGTTCAACGCGGCGGACCGCGAGGCGATGGACCTCTACAACAACCAGGTCGGCCGGCAGATTGCCCTGGACAACCCCAATGCCTCACCCGAGGAGCTGGCCACCCTGGTCCAACAGGCCGTGACCGACGGCAAGCTGGTGCTGTTCGACCAGCAGAACCAACTGCAGTGGAGCAACAAGGTTCCCGTCGACCAGCACGGACTGTCGAACCTCGTCCCTGGCACCGGGGGACAGCCCGTCCCCCCCGGGGACGTCTACGCCGACCCCTACTGA
- a CDS encoding chitobiase/beta-hexosaminidase C-terminal domain-containing protein → MCRTHARLIAVTLALLAMEALASNDVRGNLEGVYWRNSTYLVEGWACAYGISESVDVDVYAGAPWPMGTMLGGTRADVLSEPGVSTACGSSLNRHRFRFQLPQHLLKQHAGKPLYAYAHLVAHGVNNLVPGSGQISIPASPYNGLVRGSVEGVYWRTDGYYLEGWTCAYGVNQSVELNVYAGGPWPSGTLFHGGLADVASEPALSAACNTSLGRHRFRIRLSDPVLAQFQGQPLYVYAMVSGTDITDLVAGNPTVPAVATVLAPSPTPVAGTYNTPVNVTLSSSTSGASVYYTLDGTTPTCGAGSLYTTPIPLSSATTVRAIACKSGSTASTVTTAAYAFAAAPPLFSPIGGTYSSAQSITLSTTTPGATLHYTLDGSTPVCGAPSLTYSVPFTVSMTRTVHAVACRAGFTSSTPASATYTLSISNWTGPAASIVTVNGGKRISVNGQVLSPLHHAFNLQACKTDCVAEDAVIDLQLAELARTQTFGTRFVVEVASIGYRGAGAINRLATRLRKVRLAYPGFDPYLIVRFDLFDIEESTGSCAPGEDYQSSTYMALYNNQGTRYSANALCGQANGVLKPYKRINAAWLTTREVEISTVADLLEAEPETRGRVIGLSFTYLAGGEFFYAPRHVSGHDTGAVFPWDPLHTSAFFFQDDSGTPAATLTNRMTENFGIFLAGSTKAAAVQLSRAEVDNLVAAISRMAAHVKNITGGKALNKVFYGYSYGPNARRAFSMHHGLATLLLDPNIDIVAAPFSYQQSRRLGFGLSPQTSIEAVTRSGKHFEFEGDIRTHFAVLDDPWRHATTIEETNRLLVRDGLTAAIHGTGLYYFDLNALGWLGRPDSPTETASLWNTLKNTSTLASTVASTGSVYAPQIAVFVDEQSVSHYPLDGLGGAPAYQFATATMMGQIEALSRVGAPAQHYLLSDLATLDTSHLRLAIFPDAYKLSVADKQRIQQKLAGNGRTLLYLYAPGVIDGNGDAADANVSSTLGMPVSRRTNTPAFAATSYMDGSGYPHDGLGGPLSLGNFPLQYRVDVGGTGAALCPNTSAVNCIDSRMLSRYANSTDVAFAVKRVSDASGTYKVAFAAVPGVPTSMLRDVARDAGVHVFSCTPGGACMDAVVEASDNTLLLHAVGPMTTLNMPLTRSGCGFSVSEWVGITTTTSPTLVPIPCTGNQCQVNVSESLGVRVYRLTPSC, encoded by the coding sequence ATGTGTCGAACCCACGCGCGGCTCATCGCTGTCACACTCGCCCTGCTCGCCATGGAAGCCCTCGCGAGCAATGACGTGCGAGGCAATCTCGAGGGGGTGTATTGGAGGAACTCGACCTACCTCGTGGAGGGGTGGGCGTGTGCCTACGGCATCTCCGAGTCGGTCGACGTGGATGTCTATGCCGGCGCGCCGTGGCCGATGGGGACGATGCTGGGCGGCACGCGCGCGGATGTCCTGTCGGAGCCGGGGGTCTCCACGGCATGTGGCAGCAGCCTCAACCGACACCGCTTCCGCTTCCAGCTCCCGCAGCACCTGCTCAAGCAACACGCGGGCAAGCCGCTCTACGCCTACGCCCACCTGGTCGCCCATGGCGTGAACAACCTCGTCCCGGGGTCGGGGCAGATCTCCATCCCCGCGTCCCCCTACAACGGCCTGGTCAGGGGGTCCGTCGAAGGGGTGTATTGGCGGACGGATGGCTACTACCTGGAGGGGTGGACGTGCGCCTATGGCGTCAACCAATCCGTGGAGCTCAACGTCTACGCGGGCGGGCCCTGGCCTTCAGGGACGCTCTTCCACGGGGGGCTGGCGGACGTCGCCTCCGAGCCCGCCTTGAGCGCTGCCTGCAACACGTCCCTGGGACGACACCGCTTCCGGATTCGTCTGTCCGACCCGGTCCTCGCCCAGTTCCAGGGCCAGCCCTTGTATGTGTATGCCATGGTGTCCGGCACGGACATCACCGACCTGGTCGCCGGCAACCCGACGGTGCCCGCCGTCGCGACGGTGCTCGCGCCCTCCCCCACGCCCGTGGCGGGCACCTACAACACCCCCGTGAACGTGACGCTGTCCTCCTCGACCAGCGGCGCGAGCGTCTACTACACCCTCGACGGCACCACGCCGACGTGCGGCGCGGGGAGCCTCTACACCACGCCCATCCCGCTCTCCTCCGCCACGACCGTCCGGGCCATCGCATGCAAGAGCGGCTCGACCGCGAGCACCGTCACCACGGCCGCGTATGCCTTCGCCGCGGCGCCCCCGCTGTTCTCGCCCATCGGTGGCACCTACAGCAGCGCGCAGAGCATCACGCTGTCGACCACGACGCCCGGCGCGACGCTCCACTACACCCTCGACGGCAGCACGCCCGTCTGCGGCGCGCCCTCGCTCACCTACTCGGTGCCCTTCACGGTGAGCATGACGCGCACGGTCCACGCCGTCGCCTGTCGCGCGGGCTTCACCAGCAGCACTCCGGCCAGCGCCACCTATACCCTCTCGATATCGAACTGGACGGGGCCCGCCGCCTCCATCGTCACCGTCAACGGCGGCAAGCGAATCTCCGTCAACGGGCAGGTGCTCAGCCCGCTGCACCACGCCTTCAACCTCCAGGCGTGCAAGACCGACTGCGTGGCGGAGGATGCCGTCATCGACCTCCAACTGGCGGAGCTGGCCAGGACGCAGACGTTCGGCACGCGCTTCGTCGTGGAGGTGGCCTCCATCGGCTACCGGGGCGCGGGCGCCATCAACCGACTGGCCACCCGCCTCAGGAAGGTCCGTCTTGCCTACCCCGGGTTCGACCCGTACCTCATCGTCCGGTTCGACCTCTTCGACATCGAGGAGTCCACCGGGAGCTGCGCCCCGGGAGAGGACTACCAGTCCTCGACCTACATGGCGCTCTACAACAATCAGGGGACGCGCTACTCCGCCAATGCGCTCTGCGGACAGGCGAACGGCGTGCTCAAGCCCTACAAGCGCATCAACGCGGCGTGGCTCACGACGCGCGAGGTGGAGATCTCCACGGTCGCGGACCTGCTGGAGGCGGAACCGGAGACGCGGGGACGGGTGATTGGCCTGAGCTTCACGTATCTCGCCGGGGGCGAGTTCTTCTACGCGCCCCGCCATGTCAGTGGCCACGACACCGGCGCGGTCTTCCCGTGGGATCCGCTCCACACCTCGGCGTTCTTCTTCCAGGATGACTCCGGCACGCCCGCCGCCACGCTCACGAATCGGATGACGGAGAACTTCGGCATCTTCCTGGCGGGGAGCACCAAGGCCGCCGCCGTGCAGCTCTCCCGCGCCGAAGTCGACAACCTGGTCGCCGCCATCTCCCGGATGGCCGCCCACGTGAAGAACATCACCGGCGGCAAGGCGCTGAACAAGGTCTTCTACGGGTACTCCTACGGCCCCAACGCGCGCCGCGCGTTCTCCATGCACCATGGGCTCGCCACGCTGCTGTTGGACCCGAACATCGACATCGTCGCCGCGCCCTTCTCCTACCAGCAATCGCGCAGGCTCGGGTTCGGGCTCTCCCCGCAGACGTCCATCGAGGCCGTCACCCGGAGCGGCAAGCACTTCGAGTTCGAGGGGGACATCCGCACGCACTTCGCGGTGCTCGACGACCCGTGGCGCCACGCCACCACGATTGAGGAGACGAACCGGCTGCTGGTGCGCGATGGGCTCACGGCGGCCATCCACGGCACGGGGCTCTACTACTTCGACCTGAACGCCCTGGGATGGCTCGGGCGCCCCGACAGCCCGACGGAGACGGCGTCGCTCTGGAACACCCTCAAGAACACCAGCACGCTGGCGTCCACCGTGGCGAGCACCGGCAGCGTGTACGCGCCACAGATCGCCGTCTTCGTGGACGAGCAGTCCGTGTCGCACTACCCCCTGGACGGCCTGGGAGGCGCCCCGGCCTACCAGTTCGCGACCGCGACCATGATGGGGCAGATCGAAGCGCTCTCCCGCGTGGGAGCGCCGGCTCAGCATTACCTCCTGTCCGACCTGGCGACGCTGGACACGTCCCACCTGCGGCTGGCCATCTTCCCCGACGCCTACAAGCTGTCCGTCGCCGACAAGCAGCGCATCCAGCAGAAGCTCGCGGGCAACGGGCGGACGCTCCTCTACCTCTATGCCCCTGGCGTCATCGATGGCAACGGCGACGCCGCGGACGCCAATGTCTCGAGCACCCTGGGCATGCCGGTGTCGCGGCGCACGAACACGCCGGCGTTCGCCGCCACGTCCTACATGGATGGGAGCGGGTATCCCCACGATGGACTGGGTGGCCCCCTCTCGTTGGGCAACTTCCCGCTCCAGTACCGCGTCGACGTGGGGGGCACCGGCGCGGCCCTCTGCCCGAATACCTCGGCGGTCAACTGCATCGACTCGCGCATGCTGTCGCGCTACGCGAACAGCACCGACGTGGCGTTCGCCGTCAAGCGCGTCTCGGATGCCTCCGGAACCTACAAGGTCGCGTTCGCCGCGGTCCCAGGCGTCCCCACGTCCATGCTGCGCGACGTGGCGCGCGACGCGGGGGTCCACGTCTTCTCCTGCACCCCGGGTGGAGCCTGCATGGACGCCGTGGTCGAGGCGTCCGACAACACCTTGCTGCTGCACGCGGTGGGGCCGATGACCACGCTGAACATGCCATTGACCCGGAGCGGCTGCGGCTTCAGCGTCTCCGAGTGGGTGGGCATCACGACGACGACCAGTCCCACCCTCGTCCCCATCCCCTGCACGGGGAACCAATGCCAGGTCAACGTGAGCGAGAGCCTGGGTGTCCGCGTCTACCGGCTGACTCCCTCCTGTTGA
- a CDS encoding M57 family metalloprotease has translation MYPTPQSPKSLLFAIAVSSLLSWGCGEQPAPTQEIVDNLMEVGFPSNDIQVVGERVYVGRDAEVTLEASREMSQVSASEEQYRTTNLVGAAVTKICVNGSAFTGVFSTALDLAIQNYTERSLRFTMARAPSTGCSFTIQANIDPNLNGGVAGFPANGLPFASITIGGRLSQYGVDVIEHVITHELGHTIGFRHSDFYNRTISCGTGGGEGDAGVGAIHIPGTPTTATVGGSIMNSCFRSAETGEFTGSDVTALLALYPQAAGSRLSFRTATGNFLVAENGGGTFVGADRTAIGDWERFGYVDLNGGELLSNDLVNLRAANGQFVVAENGGGGVVNADRATAQGWETFRLINLEGRSRFQAGDRVALQASNGQYVVAENGGGGNASGAVNANRSAIGAWETFVLFLP, from the coding sequence GTGTATCCAACCCCCCAGTCCCCGAAGTCCCTCCTTTTCGCCATCGCCGTGAGCAGCCTCCTGTCGTGGGGTTGTGGAGAGCAGCCCGCACCCACGCAGGAGATTGTCGACAACCTGATGGAGGTGGGCTTTCCCTCCAATGACATCCAAGTCGTGGGAGAGCGCGTCTATGTCGGCAGGGACGCGGAGGTCACCCTGGAGGCCTCCCGTGAGATGTCGCAGGTCTCCGCCTCCGAGGAGCAGTACCGCACGACGAACCTCGTCGGCGCGGCCGTGACGAAAATCTGTGTCAATGGCTCCGCCTTCACCGGGGTGTTCAGCACGGCGCTGGACCTGGCCATCCAGAACTACACGGAGCGCTCCCTGCGCTTCACGATGGCGCGCGCGCCGAGCACCGGTTGCAGCTTCACCATCCAGGCCAACATCGACCCGAACCTGAATGGCGGCGTGGCGGGGTTCCCGGCCAATGGTCTGCCGTTCGCGTCCATCACCATCGGCGGACGGCTCAGCCAGTACGGCGTCGACGTCATCGAGCACGTCATCACGCACGAGCTGGGTCACACCATCGGCTTCCGCCACTCGGACTTCTACAACCGGACCATCAGCTGCGGCACCGGTGGCGGCGAGGGAGACGCTGGAGTGGGGGCCATCCACATCCCGGGCACGCCGACCACGGCGACCGTCGGGGGCTCCATCATGAACTCGTGCTTCCGCTCCGCGGAGACCGGTGAGTTCACGGGCAGCGACGTCACCGCGTTGCTCGCGCTGTATCCGCAGGCCGCGGGCTCGCGGCTGTCCTTCCGCACGGCCACGGGGAACTTCCTGGTCGCGGAGAATGGCGGCGGCACGTTCGTGGGCGCCGACCGGACGGCCATCGGTGACTGGGAGCGCTTCGGTTACGTCGACCTGAACGGCGGCGAGCTGCTCAGCAACGACCTCGTCAACCTGCGCGCGGCCAACGGTCAATTCGTGGTGGCGGAGAACGGTGGTGGCGGCGTGGTCAACGCGGATCGCGCGACCGCCCAGGGCTGGGAGACCTTCCGCCTCATCAACCTGGAGGGCAGGAGCCGCTTCCAGGCCGGCGACCGCGTGGCCCTCCAGGCCTCCAATGGACAGTACGTGGTGGCGGAGAACGGCGGTGGTGGCAATGCCTCGGGCGCGGTCAACGCCAACCGCTCCGCCATCGGCGCGTGGGAGACGTTCGTCCTCTTCCTCCCGTGA
- a CDS encoding AraC family transcriptional regulator — protein MSDPLSEVIALLQPRAVFSKGISGAGAWGVRYSDFGQPSFCAVLEGRCRLAVDGQVPITLEEGDFVLLPATPGFTISGFEPVMPERVDPKVAASPRGEVRHGRRGGRPEVRLLGGYFVFDSPDAALMVSLLPAVVHVRGVERLSLLVRLVGDETGEQRSGRELVLTRLVELLLIEALRSTSGDDAPPGLLRGLADARLAPAIRQMHRHLSRPWTVAQLAKSAALSRSAFFDRFSHTVGLAPMEYLLGWRMAVARGLLRGRELSIHEVAERVGYSSASTFTTAFSRHVGQSPGRYARAS, from the coding sequence ATGAGCGACCCGCTGTCGGAAGTCATCGCGCTGCTCCAGCCCAGGGCGGTCTTCTCGAAAGGCATCAGCGGCGCTGGCGCCTGGGGTGTTCGCTACTCGGACTTCGGCCAGCCGAGCTTCTGTGCCGTGCTGGAGGGGCGCTGTCGGCTCGCGGTGGACGGGCAGGTGCCCATCACGCTCGAGGAGGGCGACTTCGTCCTGCTGCCGGCGACGCCGGGCTTCACCATCTCCGGGTTCGAGCCGGTGATGCCCGAGCGCGTGGACCCCAAGGTCGCCGCGTCTCCACGAGGCGAGGTTCGCCACGGCAGACGGGGAGGCCGCCCGGAGGTGCGTCTGCTCGGCGGTTACTTCGTCTTCGATTCGCCGGACGCGGCCCTGATGGTGTCCTTGCTCCCGGCCGTGGTGCACGTGCGCGGCGTCGAGCGGCTCTCCCTGCTGGTGCGGCTCGTCGGCGATGAGACAGGCGAGCAGCGCTCGGGGCGGGAGCTGGTGCTGACGCGGCTGGTGGAGCTGTTGCTCATCGAGGCGCTGCGCTCGACGTCGGGGGACGACGCGCCGCCGGGGCTGCTCCGTGGGCTGGCGGATGCGCGGCTCGCGCCGGCGATCCGGCAGATGCACCGTCACCTGTCTCGCCCGTGGACGGTGGCGCAGCTGGCGAAGAGCGCGGCGCTCTCCCGTTCGGCGTTCTTCGACCGCTTCTCACACACCGTGGGGCTGGCCCCCATGGAGTACCTGCTCGGTTGGCGGATGGCCGTCGCGCGGGGGCTGCTGCGCGGCCGGGAGCTCAGCATCCACGAGGTGGCCGAGCGCGTGGGTTACAGCTCGGCGAGCACCTTCACCACGGCCTTCAGCCGCCATGTGGGCCAGTCTCCGGGGCGCTACGCGCGCGCGAGCTGA